In the Candidatus Dependentiae bacterium genome, ACAATCTGATAGTCTATTACGAGCTTCTCAGCGCGGAGATCTGGAGCAAGTCATAGAATTACTGAGCAATGCAGATATCAATATCAATATTCAGGACAGCAAAGGCTTAACTCCTCTCCACTGGGCAATAGTAAATAACCATGAGCACATCATAAGGGAGCTTCTTGAACATGGCGCAAGCACCATTATAAAAACAGAATCTTTTCTTCAAGATAACGATGGCTACACGCCAGGACATATTGCTGTTATGCGGGGAAATCTTAAGATTGTACAGGCACTCACGAGCGTCAATAATGGTTGGGATAATTGGATCAATGTGAGCAACAATATGGGCAACACTCCACTCCACTTTGCAGCATCAGCTCAAAATCCCAATCCTGAAATCATAAAGACCTTATGTAATGCTGGCGCTCTGGTTAATGCACGAAACAATAGAGAACGAACAGCCTTGCACATAGCGATGCTTTACGGTCATGATGATGTGGTAGCGCAACTGCTCTACTACGGAGCAGATATCTCTCTAATCTCACGCCTCTGCTGAAGCA is a window encoding:
- a CDS encoding ankyrin repeat domain-containing protein; amino-acid sequence: MISLKTIFLSIVLVSFFHAQAMQESEQQSDSLLRASQRGDLEQVIELLSNADININIQDSKGLTPLHWAIVNNHEHIIRELLEHGASTIIKTESFLQDNDGYTPGHIAVMRGNLKIVQALTSVNNGWDNWINVSNNMGNTPLHFAASAQNPNPEIIKTLCNAGALVNARNNRERTALHIAMLYGHDDVVAQLLYYGADISLISRLC